One window of the Zea mays cultivar B73 chromosome 3, Zm-B73-REFERENCE-NAM-5.0, whole genome shotgun sequence genome contains the following:
- the LOC100502241 gene encoding uncharacterized protein isoform X2 produces MPSDKAKAPKKKGEEDPGIPPAPCEGEISHEPHRQRSLNGRTTGPTRRSTKGNWTPEEDAILSRAVQTYQGKNWKKIAESFPDRTDVQCLHRWQKVLNPELVKGPWSKEEDEIIVQMVNKYGPKKWSAIAQALPGRIGKQCRERWHNHLNPAINKEAWTQEEEITLIHAHRMYGNKWAELTKFLPGRTDNAIKNHWNSSVKKKVDSYISSGLLSQVPCLSLIECPAQCDSLSAMDQQNNGGTDCNDQNTSVVLSSDLQVNVDANKKEAHDSHSSLCQGVCYPSTETVGSVLPDDLEMDMDEGSGNSIFADDQTLCSTSNQEQSMVPFVVAQEMPVSVLSSVSSAEQKRHLISDAKSLKSELWKDVCLQTLITGDTDDPDASSRLNNPDSSKMDTNFLKEAYPLHTPNPSSVIETVYEPMALVTISPPFICSDGLSFAPENRSKPGEMSDCEAEMVTCSNNFFGNAEQSAKLASSDDRPEAFTMTESTTNCGGEQLTDAKEPVASTAKERLSKDIETMPDKKKGEGALFYEPPRFPGLDVPFISCDLVTSADLQEFSPLGIRQWMRSTMNVPTPLRLWGSPTHDESPDALKTAAESFPCTSSIMKKRQRSLLSPTPDERIEKKSGIAKGVTDISYMITATCSMNATNDEDIVTESAVCAKQPSLKHLDKKLEFSDINKENSDGASEQAKDAQNTQLVDEQHSSPNVVNPNTDLQDNIQPVQILVEQSSNNLISSDHGAKPSCKEVISSKSKPTKLLVEKSSPCINVDYEYVNLLADTPGIKRGLESPSAWKSPWYIDMHMHFQAEARVLDFDESPAPARTADKKLGSCHRRSVSSPILPSPNLRSFR; encoded by the exons ATGCCGAGTGATAAAGCAAAAGCTCCAAAGAAGAAGGGCGAAGAGGATCCTGGAATCCCGCCAGCTCCCTGTGAAGGAGAAATTAGCCATGAGCCACATAGACAACGGTCACTCAATGG GAGGACCACTGGTCCGACCCGGCGTTCAACCAAAGGAAATTGGACACCCGAAGAG GATGCTATATTGTCCCGTGCGGTTCAGACATACCAAGGGAAAAACTGGAAAAAGATAG CGGAAAGTTTTCCAGACAGAACCGATGTACAATGTTTGCACAGGTGGCAAAAGGTTCTAAACCCTGAATTGGTCAAAGGGCCATGGTCCAAAGAA GAAGACGAAATCATAGTTCAGATGGTAAACAAATACGGGCCAAAGAAATGGTCGGCCATCGCTCAAGCTTTGCCTGGACGCATAGGAAAGCAATGCCGGGAGCG GTGGCACAATCATCTTAACCCAGCCATAAACAAGGAGGCATGGACGCAAGAAGAGGAGATTACTCTTATTCATGCTCATAGGATGTATGGAAATAAATGGGCCGAACTTACGAAATTTTTACCTGGAAG GACGGACAATGCAATTAAAAATCACTGGAACAGTTCAGTGAAGAAAAAGGTCGATTCGTACATATCTTCTGGTTTACTTTCACAAGTCCCATGCCTCTCTCTGATTGAATGTCCTGCACAATGTGACTCTTTATCGGCTATGGACCAACAAAACAACGGAGGTACTGATTGCAATGACCAGAACACTAGCGTGGTCTTAAGCTCTGATTTACAAGTAAATGTGGATGCCAACAAGAAAGAAGCACATGACTCTCACTCGTCCTTGTGTCAAGGGGTATGCTATCCTTCCACAGAGACTGTAGGATCTGTTTTGCCTGATGACCTGGAGATGGATATGGATGAAGGATCAGGAAACTCTATTTTTGCAGACGATCAAACTCTTTGTAGCACATCAAATCAAGAACAATCTATGGTGCCATTTGTTGTTGCACAGGAAATGCCTGTCTCTGTGCTATCAAGTGTTTCTAGCGCTGAGCAGAAACGGCACTTAATCTCTGATGCCAAAAGCTTGAAATCCGAACTTTGGAAAGATGTttgtttgcaaactcttattacaGGAGATACAGATGACCCTGATGCTTCTTCAAGATTAAATAACCCAGATTCTTCTAAAATGGACACCAATTTTTTGAAAGAGGCCTACCCATTACACACACCAAATCCATCCAGTGTGATTGAAACTGTATATGAACCGATGGCGTTGGTGACAATCTCTCCCCCTTTTATATGTTCAGATGGTTTGTCTTTCGCACCCGAAAATAGATCTAAGCCAGGAGAAATGTCAGACTGTGAAGCAGAGATGGTCACATGCTCAAACAATTTTTTTGGTAATGCCGAGCAATCTGCTAAACTTGCCAGCAGTGATGACAGGCCAGAGGCTTTCACAATGACTGAGAGCACTACAAACTGTGGGGGTGAACAATTGACAGATGCCAAAGAACCTGTGGCCAGTACAGCAAAAGAACGGTTATCGAAAGACATCGAGACTATGCCAGATAAAAAGAAGGGTGAGGGGGCTCTATTCTATGAACCTCCTCGATTCCCTGGTTTGGATGTCCCGTTTATCAGTTGCGATCTTGTAACTTCTGCTGATCTGCAAGAATTTAGTCCCCTTGGAATTAGGCAGTGGATGCGGTCGACCATGAATGTCCCAACTCCTTTAAGATTATGGGGCTCTCCAACACATGATGAAAGCCCAGATGCACTAAAAACTGCTGCTGAAAGCTTCCCATGCACAAGTTCAATAATGAAAAAAAGACAGAGAAGTCTATTGTCCCCTACTCCAGATGAAAGAATTGAGAAGAAATCTGGGATTGCAAAGGGGGTGACGGACATCTCCTATATGATAACGGCCACATGTTCCATGAATGCAACCAATGATGAAGACATTGTTACTGAATCAGCTGTGTGTGCTAAGCAACCTTCTTTGAAACATCTAGACAAGAAGCTTGAGTTCTCTGACATTAACAAGGAAAACTCTGATGGAGCATCTGAACAGGCCAAAGATGCACAAAACACACAACTCGTGGATGAGCAACATTCCTCACCAAATGTTGTGAATCCTAACACTGATCTACAAGACAATATA CAACCTGTACAGATTCTTGTAGAGCAAAGCAGCAATAACCTTATTTCCTCTGATCATGGTGCAAAGCCATCCTGTAAGGAAGTGATTAGTTCAAAATCAAAGCCTACAAAACTACTTGTTGAAAAATCATCACCATGTATCAACGTGGATTACGAATATGTGAATTT ATTGGCTGATACCCCAGGTATCAAAAGAGGACTCGAATCTCCATCTGCATGGAAGTCTCCTTGGTATATCGATATGCACATGCACTTTCAG GCCGAGGCGCGAGTCCTGGATTTCGACGAATCTCCCGCACCTGCAAGAACAGCAGATAAGAAACTTGGCAGCTGTCACCGGAGATCTGTTAGCTCACCCATTCTTCCTTCCCCCAACCTTAGAAGTTTCCGATAG
- the LOC100502241 gene encoding uncharacterized protein isoform X1 has product MPSDKAKAPKKKGEEDPGIPPAPCEGEISHEPHRQRSLNGRTTGPTRRSTKGNWTPEEDAILSRAVQTYQGKNWKKIAESFPDRTDVQCLHRWQKVLNPELVKGPWSKEEDEIIVQMVNKYGPKKWSAIAQALPGRIGKQCRERWHNHLNPAINKEAWTQEEEITLIHAHRMYGNKWAELTKFLPGRTDNAIKNHWNSSVKKKVDSYISSGLLSQVPCLSLIECPAQCDSLSAMDQQNNGGTDCNDQNTSVVLSSDLQVNVDANKKEAHDSHSSLCQGVCYPSTETVGSVLPDDLEMDMDEGSGNSIFADDQTLCSTSNQEQSMVPFVVAQEMPVSVLSSVSSAEQKRHLISDAKSLKSELWKDVCLQTLITGDTDDPDASSRLNNPDSSKMDTNFLKEAYPLHTPNPSSVIETVYEPMALVTISPPFICSDGLSFAPENRSKPGEMSDCEAEMVTCSNNFFGNAEQSAKLASSDDRPEAFTMTESTTNCGGEQLTDAKEPVASTAKERLSKDIETMPDKKKGEGALFYEPPRFPGLDVPFISCDLVTSADLQEFSPLGIRQWMRSTMNVPTPLRLWGSPTHDESPDALKTAAESFPCTSSIMKKRQRSLLSPTPDERIEKKSGIAKGVTDISYMITATCSMNATNDEDIVTESAVCAKQPSLKHLDKKLEFSDINKENSDGASEQAKDAQNTQLVDEQHSSPNVVNPNTDLQDNIQPVQILVEQSSNNLISSDHGAKPSCKEVISSKSKPTKLLVEKSSPCINVDYEYVNLLADTPGIKRGLESPSAWKSPWYIDMHMHFQGFVSPADRTYDALGLVNRLSKHSAAAAVEACEMLASGNTTSDKENKDNTDGKELVTRKSQIKIMAEARVLDFDESPAPARTADKKLGSCHRRSVSSPILPSPNLRSFR; this is encoded by the exons ATGCCGAGTGATAAAGCAAAAGCTCCAAAGAAGAAGGGCGAAGAGGATCCTGGAATCCCGCCAGCTCCCTGTGAAGGAGAAATTAGCCATGAGCCACATAGACAACGGTCACTCAATGG GAGGACCACTGGTCCGACCCGGCGTTCAACCAAAGGAAATTGGACACCCGAAGAG GATGCTATATTGTCCCGTGCGGTTCAGACATACCAAGGGAAAAACTGGAAAAAGATAG CGGAAAGTTTTCCAGACAGAACCGATGTACAATGTTTGCACAGGTGGCAAAAGGTTCTAAACCCTGAATTGGTCAAAGGGCCATGGTCCAAAGAA GAAGACGAAATCATAGTTCAGATGGTAAACAAATACGGGCCAAAGAAATGGTCGGCCATCGCTCAAGCTTTGCCTGGACGCATAGGAAAGCAATGCCGGGAGCG GTGGCACAATCATCTTAACCCAGCCATAAACAAGGAGGCATGGACGCAAGAAGAGGAGATTACTCTTATTCATGCTCATAGGATGTATGGAAATAAATGGGCCGAACTTACGAAATTTTTACCTGGAAG GACGGACAATGCAATTAAAAATCACTGGAACAGTTCAGTGAAGAAAAAGGTCGATTCGTACATATCTTCTGGTTTACTTTCACAAGTCCCATGCCTCTCTCTGATTGAATGTCCTGCACAATGTGACTCTTTATCGGCTATGGACCAACAAAACAACGGAGGTACTGATTGCAATGACCAGAACACTAGCGTGGTCTTAAGCTCTGATTTACAAGTAAATGTGGATGCCAACAAGAAAGAAGCACATGACTCTCACTCGTCCTTGTGTCAAGGGGTATGCTATCCTTCCACAGAGACTGTAGGATCTGTTTTGCCTGATGACCTGGAGATGGATATGGATGAAGGATCAGGAAACTCTATTTTTGCAGACGATCAAACTCTTTGTAGCACATCAAATCAAGAACAATCTATGGTGCCATTTGTTGTTGCACAGGAAATGCCTGTCTCTGTGCTATCAAGTGTTTCTAGCGCTGAGCAGAAACGGCACTTAATCTCTGATGCCAAAAGCTTGAAATCCGAACTTTGGAAAGATGTttgtttgcaaactcttattacaGGAGATACAGATGACCCTGATGCTTCTTCAAGATTAAATAACCCAGATTCTTCTAAAATGGACACCAATTTTTTGAAAGAGGCCTACCCATTACACACACCAAATCCATCCAGTGTGATTGAAACTGTATATGAACCGATGGCGTTGGTGACAATCTCTCCCCCTTTTATATGTTCAGATGGTTTGTCTTTCGCACCCGAAAATAGATCTAAGCCAGGAGAAATGTCAGACTGTGAAGCAGAGATGGTCACATGCTCAAACAATTTTTTTGGTAATGCCGAGCAATCTGCTAAACTTGCCAGCAGTGATGACAGGCCAGAGGCTTTCACAATGACTGAGAGCACTACAAACTGTGGGGGTGAACAATTGACAGATGCCAAAGAACCTGTGGCCAGTACAGCAAAAGAACGGTTATCGAAAGACATCGAGACTATGCCAGATAAAAAGAAGGGTGAGGGGGCTCTATTCTATGAACCTCCTCGATTCCCTGGTTTGGATGTCCCGTTTATCAGTTGCGATCTTGTAACTTCTGCTGATCTGCAAGAATTTAGTCCCCTTGGAATTAGGCAGTGGATGCGGTCGACCATGAATGTCCCAACTCCTTTAAGATTATGGGGCTCTCCAACACATGATGAAAGCCCAGATGCACTAAAAACTGCTGCTGAAAGCTTCCCATGCACAAGTTCAATAATGAAAAAAAGACAGAGAAGTCTATTGTCCCCTACTCCAGATGAAAGAATTGAGAAGAAATCTGGGATTGCAAAGGGGGTGACGGACATCTCCTATATGATAACGGCCACATGTTCCATGAATGCAACCAATGATGAAGACATTGTTACTGAATCAGCTGTGTGTGCTAAGCAACCTTCTTTGAAACATCTAGACAAGAAGCTTGAGTTCTCTGACATTAACAAGGAAAACTCTGATGGAGCATCTGAACAGGCCAAAGATGCACAAAACACACAACTCGTGGATGAGCAACATTCCTCACCAAATGTTGTGAATCCTAACACTGATCTACAAGACAATATA CAACCTGTACAGATTCTTGTAGAGCAAAGCAGCAATAACCTTATTTCCTCTGATCATGGTGCAAAGCCATCCTGTAAGGAAGTGATTAGTTCAAAATCAAAGCCTACAAAACTACTTGTTGAAAAATCATCACCATGTATCAACGTGGATTACGAATATGTGAATTT ATTGGCTGATACCCCAGGTATCAAAAGAGGACTCGAATCTCCATCTGCATGGAAGTCTCCTTGGTATATCGATATGCACATGCACTTTCAG GGTTTTGTCAGCCCAGCAGACAGAACTTATGACGCGTTAGGATTAGTGAATCGTTTAAGCAAGCACAGTGCTGCTGCTGCAGTGGAGGCCTGTGAGATGCTAGCAAGTGGCAACACGACTTCTGATAAGGAAAACAAGGATAATACGGATGGCAAGGAACTAGTGACAAGAAAATCACAGATTAAGATCATG GCCGAGGCGCGAGTCCTGGATTTCGACGAATCTCCCGCACCTGCAAGAACAGCAGATAAGAAACTTGGCAGCTGTCACCGGAGATCTGTTAGCTCACCCATTCTTCCTTCCCCCAACCTTAGAAGTTTCCGATAG